A portion of the Flavobacterium magnum genome contains these proteins:
- a CDS encoding HD domain-containing protein: protein MKDQKLVTDTIEFVKMKLRDAEGGHDWFHIERVYKNSQLIAKHENCDMLVVELGALLHDIADSKFHDGDENIGPETARKFLADNNVNQPTIDHVINIIRNISFKGGNFEKKFNSIELQIVQDADRLDAIGAVGIARTFNYGGFKNRPLYNPEIRPNLNMSKEEYKNSAAPTVNHFYEKLLLLKDRMNTDTGKRIAAQRHQFMEDFLSQFYAEWDGEK, encoded by the coding sequence ATGAAAGATCAGAAGTTGGTTACCGACACGATTGAATTTGTAAAAATGAAGCTCAGGGATGCCGAAGGCGGTCATGACTGGTTTCACATTGAGCGTGTTTATAAAAACAGTCAGCTGATTGCAAAACACGAAAATTGCGATATGCTCGTCGTTGAACTTGGCGCGCTTTTGCATGATATTGCAGACAGTAAGTTCCATGACGGCGATGAAAATATAGGTCCCGAGACCGCAAGGAAATTTCTTGCTGACAATAACGTCAATCAACCTACGATTGATCATGTCATCAATATTATCCGAAACATTTCATTCAAAGGAGGCAATTTTGAAAAGAAATTTAACTCGATTGAACTGCAGATTGTACAGGACGCCGATCGTCTTGATGCTATTGGCGCGGTAGGTATCGCACGGACATTTAACTATGGAGGGTTTAAAAACCGGCCGCTCTACAATCCTGAAATCCGACCGAACCTGAATATGTCGAAAGAGGAATATAAAAATTCTGCTGCTCCGACAGTAAACCATTTCTATGAAAAACTACTGCTGCTTAAAGACCGAATGAACACCGACACCGGAAAGCGCATAGCCGCCCAACGCCATCAGTTTATGGAGGATTTCCTTTCACAGTTTTATGCGGAATGGGATGGAGAAAAATAA
- a CDS encoding acyl-ACP desaturase — MSLQNIRLEVMQLLEKKVDDYVKEYLIPVETIWQPTDFLPDPSAENFGEQVKELQELAKDLPYDFWIVLIGDTITEEALPTYESWLMSVEGIDNVERNGWSAWTRHWTGEENRHGDLLNKYLYLSGRVNMREVEMTTQHLINDGFDIGTARDPYKNFVYTSFQELATYISHNRVSQLAKKYGEKRLSKMCKMIAGDEMRHHNAYSEFVHQIFKVDPSQMMIAFHDMMKYKIVMPAGFLRESGAKIASAFDHFSDSAQRIGVYTAADYVDILQKLINRWEIENIGGLTDEAEKARDYLMKLPARMLKISERLVIPAESHIFKWVEPARV; from the coding sequence ATGTCTTTACAAAATATCAGGCTGGAAGTGATGCAGCTTCTGGAAAAAAAAGTGGATGATTATGTCAAGGAATACCTCATTCCGGTAGAAACCATCTGGCAGCCGACCGATTTTTTGCCCGATCCGTCAGCCGAGAATTTTGGCGAGCAGGTTAAAGAGCTGCAGGAACTGGCCAAAGACCTGCCTTACGATTTCTGGATTGTGCTTATCGGTGATACCATTACCGAGGAAGCGCTGCCTACCTACGAATCCTGGCTGATGAGCGTGGAAGGTATTGACAATGTGGAGCGCAACGGCTGGTCAGCCTGGACACGCCACTGGACCGGGGAGGAAAACCGTCATGGCGATTTACTGAACAAATACCTTTATTTGTCCGGGCGCGTGAACATGCGTGAAGTGGAGATGACAACGCAGCACCTGATTAATGATGGCTTCGATATCGGCACGGCGCGCGACCCTTATAAGAACTTCGTATATACCAGTTTTCAGGAACTCGCGACATATATTTCACACAATCGCGTGTCCCAACTGGCAAAGAAATATGGTGAAAAAAGGCTTTCCAAAATGTGCAAAATGATTGCCGGTGACGAAATGCGCCACCATAATGCCTACAGTGAATTTGTTCACCAAATCTTCAAAGTCGATCCAAGCCAGATGATGATTGCCTTTCATGACATGATGAAATACAAAATTGTGATGCCTGCAGGGTTTCTGCGGGAATCAGGTGCGAAAATTGCTTCGGCATTTGATCATTTTTCGGATTCTGCGCAGAGGATTGGAGTGTATACGGCTGCCGATTACGTGGACATCCTCCAAAAACTCATCAACCGCTGGGAGATTGAGAATATCGGCGGACTGACCGATGAAGCTGAAAAAGCACGAGACTACCTCATGAAACTTCCGGCCAGAATGCTTAAGATTTCGGAAAGACTGGTCATTCCGGCAGAGTCGCATATCTTTAAATGGGTAGAGCCGGCGAGGGTATAA
- a CDS encoding lysophospholipid acyltransferase family protein has protein sequence MEKIISYPISVLYYFFFGLILVVFHPIQWICFNVFGYQAHKKSVDYLNFLLLKNTILLGTRVTFRNIDAIPKNVPVIFVANHQSLYDIICIIWFLRKFHPKFVSKAELGKGIPSVSYNLRHGGSVLIDRKDPKQAIPVIKGLSEYIEKFRRSAVIFPEGTRSKDGKPKEFAQSGLKILCKYAPSAYVVPITINNSWKIVKYGFFPLGLGNRLTFTVHEALPVKDLPFEEILERTERSIVQGIKN, from the coding sequence ATGGAAAAAATCATCTCCTACCCGATATCGGTACTGTATTACTTCTTCTTCGGCCTGATCCTGGTCGTGTTCCATCCGATACAGTGGATTTGCTTTAACGTATTCGGGTATCAGGCACACAAAAAGAGCGTTGACTACCTGAATTTCCTTTTGTTGAAAAACACCATCCTTTTGGGCACGCGTGTTACCTTCCGCAATATCGATGCAATCCCGAAGAACGTCCCTGTAATTTTCGTAGCCAATCATCAAAGCCTTTATGATATCATCTGTATCATTTGGTTTTTGAGGAAATTCCACCCGAAGTTCGTCAGTAAAGCAGAATTGGGGAAAGGCATCCCAAGCGTATCATACAATTTACGACACGGCGGCTCGGTGTTGATTGACCGGAAAGATCCAAAGCAAGCCATTCCGGTGATTAAAGGACTTTCCGAATACATTGAGAAATTTCGCCGCTCGGCAGTAATCTTCCCGGAAGGTACCCGCAGCAAAGACGGTAAGCCGAAGGAATTTGCGCAAAGCGGACTCAAAATCCTGTGCAAGTACGCGCCTTCAGCTTATGTGGTCCCCATTACGATAAACAATTCGTGGAAAATTGTTAAATACGGATTTTTTCCTTTAGGTTTGGGAAATCGCCTTACCTTTACCGTTCACGAGGCATTGCCGGTTAAGGATTTGCCGTTCGAAGAGATTTTGGAACGAACAGAGCGATCCATTGTTCAGGGAATTAAAAACTAA
- the recA gene encoding recombinase RecA: protein MSSEKESKLKALQLTLDKLDKTYGKGTVMKMGDKAVEEVETISSGSLGLDLALGVNGYPKGRIIEIYGPESSGKTTLTLHAIAEAQKAGGIAAFIDAEHAFDRNYAEKLGVEIENLIISQPDNGEQALEIAENLIRSGAIDIVVIDSVAALTPKSEIEGEMGDSKMGLHARLMSQALRKLTGTISKTNCTVFFINQLREKIGVMFGNPETTTGGNALKFYASVRLDIRRSSQIKDGENVIGNRTKVKVVKNKVAPPFKTAEFDIMYGEGVSKTGEILDLAVEFEIVKKSGSWFSYGDTRLGQGRDAVKTMIKDNPELADELEDKIKAQIKENV from the coding sequence ATGAGTTCAGAAAAAGAATCAAAATTAAAAGCCTTACAACTTACATTAGACAAACTTGACAAAACCTACGGAAAAGGCACCGTAATGAAGATGGGTGACAAGGCGGTTGAAGAAGTCGAAACGATTTCTTCCGGCTCGCTCGGACTGGACCTTGCCTTAGGGGTTAACGGATATCCGAAAGGAAGAATTATTGAAATATACGGACCTGAATCCTCGGGTAAGACAACGCTGACACTGCACGCTATTGCCGAAGCGCAAAAAGCAGGCGGTATTGCGGCGTTCATCGACGCGGAACACGCCTTTGACAGGAATTACGCCGAAAAACTCGGTGTGGAAATCGAAAACCTCATCATTTCACAGCCGGACAATGGCGAACAGGCTTTGGAAATTGCCGAAAACCTGATCCGTTCGGGCGCAATTGATATTGTCGTAATTGACTCGGTGGCCGCGTTGACGCCAAAAAGTGAAATCGAGGGCGAAATGGGAGATTCGAAAATGGGTCTTCACGCCCGACTCATGTCGCAGGCATTGCGTAAATTGACCGGAACAATCAGTAAGACCAATTGCACCGTATTTTTTATCAACCAGCTTCGCGAGAAAATCGGGGTAATGTTCGGAAATCCTGAAACTACAACAGGCGGAAATGCGCTGAAGTTTTATGCTTCGGTGAGGCTTGACATCCGCCGTTCGTCACAAATCAAGGACGGTGAAAACGTCATCGGGAACCGTACCAAAGTCAAAGTCGTTAAAAATAAGGTAGCGCCGCCATTTAAGACGGCAGAGTTTGACATCATGTATGGTGAAGGAGTCTCAAAAACAGGAGAAATACTCGACCTTGCGGTTGAATTCGAAATTGTCAAAAAATCGGGGTCCTGGTTCAGCTACGGCGATACCCGCTTAGGTCAGGGACGCGATGCCGTCAAGACCATGATCAAGGACAATCCGGAGCTCGCAGACGAATTGGAAGACAAAATCAAGGCACAGATCAAAGAAAATGTCTAA
- a CDS encoding RNA polymerase sigma factor translates to MGLEQLIADCKKNDARAQAEIYKLFSAKFFGVCLKYSANYAEAEDNLQDGFLIIFNKIEQFNFKGSFEGWAKRIMINNALQKFRGVRFLEIVNENIAEEETVEIDDENVSLDYLIGIIQELPERYRLVFNLYVLDGYSHKEIAEMLDITTGTTKSNLARARMILKEKIDIHNGKKIPTAK, encoded by the coding sequence GTGGGGTTAGAACAACTCATTGCCGATTGCAAAAAGAACGATGCCAGAGCACAGGCGGAAATATACAAGTTATTTTCGGCGAAGTTTTTCGGTGTCTGCCTGAAGTATTCTGCCAATTACGCAGAAGCTGAGGACAACCTGCAGGACGGTTTCCTGATTATTTTCAACAAAATCGAGCAGTTCAATTTTAAAGGCTCGTTTGAAGGGTGGGCGAAGCGCATCATGATCAACAACGCGCTACAGAAATTCCGCGGCGTACGTTTTCTCGAGATTGTCAACGAAAACATCGCCGAAGAGGAAACCGTAGAGATTGATGACGAGAACGTGTCACTGGATTACCTCATCGGGATCATACAGGAACTTCCGGAACGGTATAGGCTGGTATTCAACCTCTACGTTCTTGACGGGTATTCACATAAAGAAATAGCGGAAATGCTCGACATCACAACCGGAACGACTAAATCAAACCTGGCACGCGCCCGGATGATTCTTAAAGAAAAAATAGACATTCATAACGGTAAAAAAATACCCACTGCAAAATGA
- a CDS encoding outer membrane beta-barrel protein, whose protein sequence is MSERKNIDRLFQEKFKDFEAAPGDHVWKNIEAALQQKKKERKVIPIWWRLSGVAAALVIGLLIINYTFFNADSNGANQVVTNEKNPAKTNRSSKTEGVAEQGKNRVLKPARYVNSPDNPVSNEENSLKSKSAAVAGEGQSVAASPSVRKEKPKTTTDIGIESEKGVAAGGSLPAIRKTNRSGAARVDANAESVVASKSSAVQKRKKNASKININTIEEPAQGIRKTETGLAGRNTKPKKAHPAGQAGARNTTNQGLATSETVESDKNDEFNRRENELKSTRGSGSGIAVNDPSKSQNPVNPQSKDTENRPFGDAKNSVAGDNTLSDNKIKTATLPVADKKLDSAAIATVETNELEKLLAKQNEKEEKVAESKLNRWQVSSSVAPIYFSSSGGSPLDEEFSGNDKSYDNNVSFGVGINYAINDKFSVRTGVNKLTLGYDTNGVIFYAGLDGQSISNISQQGNAAFIEVVDQSKFDGLLPFETSLQDLNYGSISQRMGYIEVPMEMSYKLVDKQFGVTLIGGMSTLFLDENKIRVTSKTMNANLGKANNLNDVHFSSNIGVGFKYNFLKAFEFNFEPMFKYQLNTFSKDSGNFKPYFIGLYSGISFKF, encoded by the coding sequence ATGAGTGAACGGAAAAACATAGACAGGCTGTTTCAGGAGAAATTCAAGGATTTCGAAGCGGCACCCGGCGATCACGTCTGGAAAAATATTGAGGCGGCATTGCAGCAAAAGAAAAAGGAACGCAAAGTCATTCCAATCTGGTGGCGTCTTTCCGGTGTCGCCGCAGCGCTCGTAATCGGGCTGCTCATCATTAATTACACCTTTTTCAATGCTGACAGCAACGGAGCAAATCAAGTCGTCACCAACGAAAAAAATCCTGCCAAAACAAACAGGTCTTCCAAGACTGAAGGGGTTGCGGAACAGGGGAAAAACAGGGTCTTAAAGCCCGCACGCTACGTGAATTCGCCCGACAATCCGGTTTCGAATGAGGAGAATTCACTGAAATCAAAATCGGCTGCGGTGGCCGGAGAAGGCCAGTCAGTTGCCGCATCACCATCGGTAAGAAAGGAAAAACCGAAAACCACAACAGACATCGGCATAGAATCCGAAAAAGGCGTGGCCGCCGGCGGATCTTTACCTGCAATCCGGAAAACAAACCGCTCGGGAGCAGCAAGGGTCGATGCCAATGCGGAAAGCGTCGTAGCGAGCAAATCATCTGCTGTCCAAAAAAGAAAAAAGAATGCTTCGAAAATCAACATCAATACCATTGAGGAACCGGCTCAAGGCATTCGCAAAACCGAAACAGGGCTTGCCGGCCGCAATACAAAACCTAAGAAAGCACACCCGGCTGGGCAGGCTGGCGCCAGAAACACGACAAACCAAGGCCTTGCCACTTCAGAAACAGTGGAAAGTGATAAAAACGACGAATTCAATCGGCGTGAAAATGAGCTAAAGTCTACCCGTGGGTCAGGTTCAGGGATTGCGGTAAACGATCCGTCAAAAAGCCAGAATCCGGTCAACCCGCAATCGAAGGACACCGAAAACCGTCCATTCGGGGATGCTAAAAACAGCGTTGCCGGAGACAATACCCTTTCGGACAATAAAATTAAAACCGCTACACTTCCCGTGGCAGACAAAAAATTAGATTCGGCAGCCATTGCCACTGTCGAGACTAATGAACTGGAGAAATTGCTGGCAAAACAAAATGAAAAAGAAGAAAAAGTTGCCGAATCTAAATTAAATAGGTGGCAGGTCAGCTCAAGCGTTGCCCCTATTTATTTTAGTTCATCAGGCGGTTCGCCGCTCGACGAGGAATTTTCCGGAAACGACAAGAGTTACGACAACAATGTGAGTTTTGGTGTGGGAATCAATTACGCCATCAACGATAAATTCAGCGTGCGCACGGGCGTTAACAAACTGACGCTGGGGTACGATACCAATGGCGTGATTTTCTATGCCGGACTGGACGGCCAAAGCATCAGCAACATATCACAGCAGGGCAATGCCGCTTTTATCGAAGTGGTTGACCAAAGTAAATTTGATGGGCTGCTGCCGTTTGAAACCAGCCTGCAGGACCTCAATTACGGGTCGATCAGCCAGCGGATGGGATACATTGAAGTGCCGATGGAGATGTCTTATAAACTTGTGGACAAGCAATTCGGGGTGACACTGATTGGCGGTATGAGTACACTTTTCCTTGACGAGAACAAAATTCGGGTCACGTCAAAAACCATGAATGCCAATCTTGGGAAAGCCAACAACCTGAACGATGTGCATTTCAGTTCCAACATCGGTGTCGGGTTCAAATACAATTTCCTCAAGGCATTTGAATTCAATTTTGAGCCGATGTTCAAATACCAGCTCAATACGTTCAGCAAAGATTCAGGGAACTTCAAGCCTTACTTCATCGGATTGTATTCGGGGATAAGCTTTAAATTTTAA
- a CDS encoding lysophospholipid acyltransferase family protein, with product MKIVKTVFWVLWRIWFYILMGVPIIVMFPLLFISILHERWYPYFFVMARIWARIILLGMGFSPRVDITEHPEPGKSYMFVANHTSMTDIMLMLSIVSNPFVFVGKKELAKIPLFGFFYKRTCILVDRKSSKSRMEVFERAQKRLSQGLSICIFPEGGVPDDESVLLDEFKDGAFRLAIEHQIPVVPITFADNKKRFSYTFLSGSPGIMRARIHHFIPTEGLVLDDKKALRDQTREVIHRQLLDFGK from the coding sequence ATGAAAATAGTGAAAACGGTATTTTGGGTGCTTTGGCGGATTTGGTTTTATATCCTGATGGGTGTCCCGATTATCGTGATGTTCCCGTTGCTTTTCATCTCGATCCTCCACGAGCGGTGGTACCCCTATTTCTTTGTAATGGCGCGCATTTGGGCGAGGATTATCCTGCTCGGCATGGGTTTTTCGCCGCGGGTGGACATTACCGAACATCCCGAGCCGGGCAAAAGTTATATGTTTGTCGCAAACCACACGTCGATGACCGACATCATGCTGATGTTATCCATCGTCAGCAATCCGTTTGTTTTTGTCGGGAAGAAGGAACTGGCCAAAATCCCGTTGTTCGGATTCTTTTATAAACGGACCTGTATTCTGGTTGACCGTAAGAGTTCTAAAAGCAGGATGGAAGTGTTTGAACGCGCCCAGAAGCGGCTCAGTCAGGGACTCAGCATCTGCATTTTTCCTGAAGGCGGCGTGCCTGATGACGAATCGGTATTGTTGGATGAATTTAAGGATGGTGCTTTCCGATTGGCCATCGAGCATCAGATTCCGGTTGTGCCGATTACTTTTGCGGACAATAAAAAGCGTTTTTCCTACACATTCTTAAGTGGGAGCCCCGGCATTATGCGTGCCAGGATCCACCATTTCATACCTACAGAAGGTTTGGTACTCGATGATAAGAAGGCATTGCGGGATCAGACCAGGGAAGTCATTCACAGGCAATTACTCGATTTCGGTAAATAA
- the trpS gene encoding tryptophan--tRNA ligase: MAKILTGIQSTGTPHLGNLLGAILPAIELSQQPANTSFLFIADLHSVTQIKNGETLKQNTYSTAAVWLACGLDTSRVTFYRQSDVAETAELSWYLSCFFPFQRLTLAHSFKDKSDRLEDVNAGLFTYPMLMAADILLYDAEFVPVGKDQLQHIEITRDVASRFNHQMGDTFVLPEPFTHEETKLVPGTNGGKMSKSANNIINIFLDDKALRKQVMSIETDSTPLEDPKNPETCKIFAIYQLLASQSQADAMRENYKNENRDFGYGHAKQALFELIVEKFSTERSKYNYYMDNLEELDRELSLGAEKARIVAREVLARVRQRLGFL; the protein is encoded by the coding sequence ATGGCAAAAATCCTTACCGGCATTCAGAGTACCGGCACGCCGCATCTTGGAAATCTCCTTGGTGCGATCCTTCCCGCAATCGAATTGTCGCAGCAACCCGCAAACACATCGTTTCTTTTTATCGCTGACCTGCATTCTGTTACGCAGATAAAAAACGGCGAAACGCTGAAGCAGAATACGTACAGTACGGCTGCGGTCTGGCTGGCTTGTGGTTTGGATACCAGCCGTGTTACGTTTTACAGGCAATCCGATGTTGCTGAAACCGCCGAACTGTCCTGGTACCTGAGTTGTTTTTTTCCCTTTCAGCGTTTGACGCTCGCGCATTCGTTCAAAGACAAATCAGACCGGCTGGAAGACGTCAACGCCGGACTTTTCACGTACCCGATGCTGATGGCAGCCGACATCCTGTTGTATGACGCCGAGTTTGTACCGGTCGGGAAGGACCAGTTGCAACACATTGAGATTACGCGCGACGTCGCTTCCCGCTTCAACCACCAGATGGGTGATACCTTCGTACTTCCCGAGCCGTTCACGCATGAGGAGACCAAACTTGTCCCGGGAACCAATGGCGGAAAAATGAGCAAATCAGCCAATAACATCATCAATATTTTCCTCGACGACAAGGCCCTGCGCAAACAGGTCATGTCAATTGAGACCGACAGCACGCCACTGGAAGATCCCAAAAATCCGGAAACCTGCAAAATATTTGCCATTTACCAACTGCTCGCCAGCCAAAGTCAGGCCGATGCGATGCGCGAAAACTATAAGAATGAAAACCGGGATTTCGGGTACGGCCATGCCAAGCAGGCCTTGTTCGAACTGATTGTGGAAAAGTTCAGCACCGAGCGCAGCAAATACAATTATTATATGGACAACCTTGAAGAACTGGACAGGGAACTGTCGCTTGGCGCAGAAAAGGCGCGCATAGTGGCCCGTGAGGTGCTCGCGCGCGTCAGACAGCGACTCGGGTTTTTGTAA
- the dprA gene encoding DNA-processing protein DprA → MRHTDLFYLLALQKVDGIGEINAKKLLSHFGTAQAIFSEKPQKLQKIDRIGSVTAAKLQDKSVFKKAEAELRFIESSGISATAFTDDDYPEKLRHCPDAPIVLFSKGHIDLKRKRVISIVGTREITAYGRDFCRELIAALAPLDPVIVSGFAYGVDITAHLAAVENKLQTVAILAHGLNQIYPKAHKKYLSAVMDNGGFMTEFWSSSNPIREQFLQRNRIVAGISEATIVIESAEKGGSLVTAAIANDYHRDVFAVPGRVSDKYSQGCNNLIKTQKANMLTSAADLVYMLNWDLQQPVKSVQKQLFIALDPEEQRVYDFLNKTGKELLDTIALECAVPVFRLSGILLNMELKGAVRPLPGKLFEAI, encoded by the coding sequence ATGCGCCATACAGACCTGTTCTACCTATTGGCCCTCCAGAAAGTGGACGGCATCGGGGAAATCAATGCCAAAAAGCTGCTCTCTCACTTTGGGACGGCCCAGGCCATTTTCTCCGAAAAACCTCAAAAGCTCCAGAAAATCGATCGGATCGGATCGGTGACCGCAGCGAAACTCCAGGATAAATCCGTCTTTAAGAAAGCTGAAGCGGAATTGCGTTTTATCGAGAGTTCCGGTATTTCGGCAACAGCATTTACGGACGATGATTATCCCGAAAAATTACGCCATTGCCCCGATGCGCCCATCGTCCTTTTTTCAAAAGGGCATATTGACTTAAAGCGAAAGCGCGTTATCAGTATCGTCGGAACCAGGGAAATTACAGCATATGGGCGGGATTTCTGCCGGGAGCTGATTGCGGCGCTGGCACCGCTGGATCCCGTTATAGTAAGCGGATTTGCTTACGGCGTCGATATTACGGCGCACCTTGCCGCGGTAGAGAACAAACTGCAAACGGTAGCCATCCTTGCGCATGGGCTCAATCAGATATACCCCAAAGCGCATAAAAAGTACCTTTCGGCCGTGATGGACAACGGCGGCTTTATGACGGAATTCTGGAGTTCCAGCAATCCCATCCGCGAGCAATTCCTGCAACGCAACCGCATTGTGGCCGGTATTTCAGAAGCTACTATCGTTATCGAATCGGCGGAAAAGGGCGGTTCACTCGTGACGGCCGCCATAGCAAACGATTACCACCGCGATGTTTTTGCCGTTCCAGGGCGTGTGTCTGACAAGTACAGCCAGGGGTGCAACAACCTGATCAAAACCCAGAAGGCAAATATGCTGACATCGGCTGCCGACCTCGTCTACATGCTCAATTGGGATTTACAGCAACCGGTAAAGTCGGTACAGAAGCAGCTTTTTATTGCGCTTGATCCCGAAGAACAGAGAGTCTACGATTTCCTGAACAAAACCGGCAAGGAACTGCTCGATACCATCGCGCTGGAATGTGCTGTACCGGTGTTCAGATTATCAGGAATATTATTGAATATGGAACTCAAGGGCGCTGTAAGGCCATTACCGGGAAAACTGTTCGAGGCCATTTAA
- a CDS encoding SPOR domain-containing protein, with translation MKIEHYLSQLLYRYQCVTVPGFGAFLTEIQSAAVHEGNDYFYPPRKIVSFNAYVKNNDGLLAHHISQSERISYESAVDLIQKETTLWRAALYNNQSVLLGSIGTISLNREGGLVFEANDQTNYFTAAFGLSPFMSPSILRESVVEVSVPEESPVINLTPQKSNRAYLKYAAVFVVGLGAAGFFFNNYYQNDIAQQTQVVQAAVQKEVQGKIQEATFMIPSPLPNVTLTVKQPKMPYHIVAGAFRSEENAQKKFDELIGLGYQARRMQKNRHGLFPVLFGSYTTYAEAQTALREIHQAQNQEAWLMVRKF, from the coding sequence ATGAAGATTGAACACTATTTATCGCAGCTTTTGTATCGTTACCAATGTGTAACCGTTCCGGGATTCGGTGCGTTCCTGACAGAGATCCAATCGGCTGCAGTGCATGAAGGCAATGACTACTTTTACCCGCCGAGGAAAATCGTCTCGTTTAACGCATACGTAAAGAACAACGACGGTCTACTCGCGCACCACATTTCCCAATCAGAAAGGATTTCCTACGAATCTGCAGTAGATCTCATCCAGAAAGAGACCACGCTTTGGCGCGCTGCGCTTTACAACAATCAGTCGGTTTTACTGGGCAGCATTGGGACAATTTCTTTAAACCGTGAAGGCGGTCTCGTTTTCGAAGCCAATGACCAGACCAATTATTTTACGGCCGCGTTCGGTTTGTCGCCTTTCATGTCACCTTCAATCCTCCGCGAAAGCGTTGTTGAAGTCAGTGTACCTGAAGAATCGCCTGTAATCAATCTGACGCCGCAAAAGTCGAACCGTGCTTACCTTAAATACGCTGCCGTATTTGTCGTAGGGCTGGGTGCCGCAGGGTTCTTTTTCAACAATTATTATCAAAATGACATAGCACAGCAAACGCAGGTCGTGCAGGCTGCGGTGCAAAAAGAAGTGCAGGGCAAAATCCAGGAGGCCACTTTCATGATTCCGAGTCCGCTTCCCAATGTAACACTGACGGTTAAACAACCGAAGATGCCATACCATATCGTTGCCGGGGCTTTCAGGAGTGAGGAAAATGCACAGAAGAAGTTTGACGAACTGATCGGACTGGGGTACCAGGCAAGGCGAATGCAAAAGAACCGCCATGGCTTGTTTCCGGTGCTTTTCGGAAGCTATACGACTTACGCAGAAGCACAGACCGCCCTCAGGGAAATCCATCAGGCACAAAATCAGGAAGCCTGGCTGATGGTCAGGAAATTCTAA
- a CDS encoding acyl-CoA thioesterase: MQPKHPSESLTTLTDLVLPSETNPLNNLFGGELLARMDRAASIAARRHSRRITVTASVNHVAFNRSIPLGSVVTIEAKISRSFKSSMEIFLDVWIEDRESGSKTKANEAIYTFVAVDETGRPVEVPPVIPETDLEQERFDAALRRKQLSLVLAGKMKPAEATELKALFI; this comes from the coding sequence ATGCAACCCAAACATCCTTCCGAATCCCTGACCACCTTAACCGATCTGGTATTGCCAAGCGAAACCAATCCGCTGAATAACCTTTTTGGAGGAGAATTGCTGGCCCGTATGGATCGCGCCGCAAGTATTGCCGCCCGAAGGCATTCCAGGCGCATCACGGTGACCGCTTCCGTAAACCATGTGGCGTTTAACCGAAGCATCCCGTTGGGGAGCGTGGTGACAATTGAGGCCAAAATATCGCGCAGTTTTAAAAGCTCGATGGAAATTTTCCTCGATGTCTGGATTGAAGACCGCGAATCGGGAAGCAAGACCAAGGCCAATGAAGCGATTTACACGTTCGTTGCCGTCGATGAAACCGGAAGGCCTGTTGAAGTGCCGCCCGTAATTCCGGAAACGGATCTCGAGCAGGAACGTTTCGATGCGGCGTTGAGGAGGAAACAACTGAGCCTGGTGCTGGCCGGAAAAATGAAACCTGCCGAGGCCACCGAATTAAAAGCATTATTTATATAG